The following DNA comes from Musa acuminata AAA Group cultivar baxijiao chromosome BXJ1-4, Cavendish_Baxijiao_AAA, whole genome shotgun sequence.
GTGATTTTTGTTGCCAGGACTACAGCTTGAATTGGGTGCGTCTCCTGCTTGTGATTGCGGTGGTCGGATGGAGCCTCGCGTCGGGAACAAGTTCCGCCTCGGTCGCAAGATCGGGAGCGGGTCCTTTGGAGAGATCTATTTGGGTCTGTGGTTGCTTTATCTTTGGATTGCGTCTGTTTTGGAGCTGCTTTCTGTGGATTTTTTTTGCGGGAACTCCTAAAGTTTGCCTCTTTGGGGATTTCTGATTCTTCTCGTGCTTGCAGGTACTAATATCCAAACGAACGAGGAGGTTGCAATTAAGCTCGTAAGTATAGCTTTCGTTGTTTTGGATTTGCGTTTATTATAATGTTCGATTAGATTGTCATGCTAGATTGGATGATCAGATACTTTCGTTTCACTTATATATTGTGCTTAATGCATTCTTATTTTGagctttatatacatatatattatagtttTATGAACATTCCTGGAGTCTCCTTTTTCTCCCTTGAATTTGAGTCATGTTAGCTGAAAATACTTGTAcggatttttctttaaaattcaaTATAATGGTATCCTCTGTCAGCTGACAAATTAGATATGTTAAACAAAACcttctttttttaataaatcgtTCACATGCACTGCATCCATAAGAACTGATTCTGTCTGAAGATCACACAGTTTGCGTTGGCAACCTTAGTTTTCCATGTAGATGTCCTTGCTTAGGTCCGGGATAAGAACAAACTCCTTTTGATAATGTTTTTACTATCACTTGGAACTTTTCAATCACTTTCTCTTGTATTTTTTTTGTTCTCCTAAGTATGTCACAGTTTTCTGGATATCACTTGTGTAATGTGTGTGCTTTTATGTTGTCTTGCGTCTCTCAAGAGAGAGTTGAAATTTGAAGTTGTTTTGATGAGTGTGTATGAGGTGGTCATTTATAGGTTAGGCTTTGAACATTTTATCCTCTGGATGCATCAAGTACTTGTAATGGCTTTGATAATTTTTCATGTCTTTATGTGCTGTCCTTGTTTGTTAGGAAAACGTCAAGACAAAGCACCCGCAGTTGCTATATGAATCAAAGCTCTACAAGATCCTGCAAGGAGGaagtaatgaaaattttaaacccTTTTGTTGTCAGGCAGTTAGGTTAAACTTTTAAATTTCTTACTAttgtttcctttttgttttgggACAGCTGGAATCCCTAATGTGAGGTGGTTTGGTGTTGAGGGTGATTATAATGTCCTTGTAATGGATTTACTAGGACCAAGTCTTGAAGATTTATTCAACTTTTGCAGCCGTAAACTCTCTCTGAAGACTGTTTTGATGCTTGCGGATCAGATGGTATGCTATTGCTGCAGTCTCCTCTCTGAAATGACATGATACTTTTCAACTTTGAGAACATGTTGGATTTATCCTTGCATCTGTCAATTTAATATCTTTTTAGCATGCATCTACTTTCCATACTTAGTTCTTTCTTCTAACTTCCTTTCTCTTGTATGAAGGCTTCTTTTCTTTATGGATGGCCACCATATTCTTTTGTTCAATTGATTTTCATTTTCCTTCATTTCATCAACCAAGTAATTTCATGCTTTCTTGAAACGCCTCTTAGCTTAACCTTTTTTACCAAATGCGTTCATACTTTCTACTTTACTACACTAATCATGGGTTTCGTATTTTTACAAAATTGATAATAAGGTTGTTCTGAATTGCCAAGTTATATGGCTGTACCTGATCTTTCAAGATTTCTCACTTCAGATTAATCGAGTGGAATTTGTGCATTCTAAGTCCTTTCTGCACCGGGACATCAAACCAGATAATTTTATTATGGGTCTTGGTAGACGAGCTAATCAGGTGTGCTTCTTAAATTTATTTAGTTTTTTGTAAATTTCTTATCTGCTAATGACTATGATCATAATTTGCTTCATCGAGTTGCTTTTGCATTTCCATATAGGTTTACATAATTGATTTTGGTCTGGCAAAGAAGTATAGGGATACTTCAACACATCAGCATATTCCATATAGGTGAGATATAATCGACTAAGCAAtgtgaagaagtatttctcttgttGCTGTTGTATCTGATGTTTGAAACTGACAGATCTTTTGTTAGCAAATTGTTGTGAAAtttctctttcaaaaatttctataaGCTGTGCTGTTGTTTTTCAAGGTGAAGGCATATGGAGGCAGTTTTGTGGTTTATGacttttctttttcactttttAAATAAATCTGTGGCCAAAATATATAAAGATTGAAGATGTTTAGCTTTTTGTTTCCTGTTTCAGTCTGTTtaaatcaattttcatattacttGGCATAAGTGTACTTTTGTGAATCAGTATTATTTACAATATCCTTTTTATATTAATTAACATTCGTAGTTAAAACTGAATTTGTAGTTTCTAGGCACATCATATACAACATGCTAACGAGtgttggttttttttttcacatCCAAATTCTCTGTTACTGATTTCAGATGGAAATTATTAAGGGCCAGATACTGTGTCTTCGCTTGCAATTAGCCCCTTTTATAGTTGATATTCTCTTCATGGTTTCTTGAAGTAGTATGAGTGTCTTGCTCTCGAGAATACACTCCTACATGGTGTGTTTTCATATTCATATTCTTTTTATTATGCTTCCATATTTAGGCACTTGCGGCTGATTCTTTTTCCAAATCTTGTGGTTTGCTGTTAAGTAAAACAAGTGTCTATTTTTCTGAAGTTTGCATCTCATATATACTCATGAGTACTTCCATCCTAGTCCTTCATTGAACAGTATGTTTGAATTGGCATGACAATGCTAGAGGCTTTTTAAATCATATGGAACGTTGTGCGCCATTTGCAGGTTGCAAGAAGTTACCATCATTTTTAATGTTCTTGTAATCTATTGCAGAGAGAACAAAAATTTGACTGGGACAGCAAGATATGCGAGTGTGAACACACATCTCGGCATAGGTATGCAGAGTTTTTTCCCATATCATCTTTTTTTCACGCTGTTACAGATCTGATTGTATAAGTtgattagtttttttttcttaaatattctaACCTGTATTTCCTGTATCTTTTTATGCCATTCTTTTGTTCTTTCTTGATTCTGACTTTTGTTTTACTTCTGCTTAGAACAAAGCAGGAGGGACgatcttgaatctcttggatatgTTCTTATGTACTTTCTAAGAGGAAGGTTTGTTAATTTAGTAGAACCACCTGTCTccctttttgtttttaatttggtATCTCAAATTGTTAACTGTAGGTTCTTTATTCTTTTTCAGCCTTCCTTGGCAAGGTCTAAAAGCAGGAACCAAGAAGCAGAAGTATGAAAAAATTAGTGAAAAGAAAGTTGCCACATCAATTGAGGTAAACTCTTGTTTATGTTATTAAATTTAGCTTTTCATGTCTTTTCCCTACAGTTTCTATAATAGAAATTTTTGTTGTACCCTTAGGCTTTATGCAGGGGATATCCTTCAGAGTTTGCTTCGTACTTCCATTATTGCCGTTCACTTCGATTTGAGGATAAGCCTGATTATGGATATCTGAAGAGATTGTTCCGTGACCTTTTCATCCGTGAaggtttatttttcttcttatatttttcttctctttatgtAAAATTCATGATTAGTTTTCTGTTAATTAATGAAAGAATGACAACTAATGAAAGTGCATGTTTTGCTCATTGATTTATCTGTTCTCTTCAGGTTTTCAGTTTGATTATGTATTTGATTGGACCATTTTAAAGTATCAGCAATCGCAGATAGCTGGTGCTCCTGCACGTgctattgttagtcaaatgaagatattatatatgttttatttttatttcctaaTAAATGGATAACCTAATCTACTATCTCCTAGGGTGCAAGTGCAGGACCAAGCTCTGGCTTGGCTCCTGCTGTGGCCAATGATAGGCAGTCaggtgattctctctctctctccccttttccTCTGTGGATCTTATTCTCATTACTACTCTTTATTGGTTGTTATATTTGCATTGCATGACCTGCAAAGCACATATGTTCTTAATCTATTACACATACTAGCATGTTCAAAAGAATTTACTGATTCCATCTTCATAATTTGGAGTGATAAACTTATAAGACTGCACAGGTGAGGAAGGAAGGGCAAGTGGTTGGTTGGCTATGGACCCTTCTCGTCGGGGACGAGTTACACCTCCACCTGTAAATGCAAGCAGCTCGTCAAAGCAGAAGGCCCCTGTGGGGAATGATACATCTGCCAGTAAAGATGCTATGGTGAGTTTACAAATCTGGCTTTTATGTTTAACATTCAGCATCAATATTGATGGAATCAATATTCATAAGACTTCATATTGAATCTGATTCAGAGATCCTTATTTATATGTTGCATAACAGAATCAACATCCCATGGAATGTTTTAAAAGTAGTTCAAAATGTTTGCTGCTTCTTAAAAGACTTTGTTGAACACTCTGTCAGACATGTTTTTTATGATAAAGTGGTTAACTAGTCATGCTAGGGTCACCAAGTATTGGGGTTTTTGAAGAGGGAAGTGACCCTCTGATATTTTGTTGTTAAAACACCCAGATATTATGGGCTAACTTTGTACCTGTCGTAGTAAGCAACTAAGCATACAGTTTCTattttagttaaaaaaaatattcataaggCTTCATTATACCTTTATTCTTCCAGACATGTATAGAATGAAATTTTAGTAATCATGATGGGTTTGTGATCTCTAAATAATCAATTAAAAGGACAAtagcataaaatattttataacttAGAAATGGTGGGTTTCTCATCTAAAATTGTAGTACATGGAAAATAATGAATTTATTACTGTTAAATGTTCATAAGGTTTTTTAGTGGTCTGCTAGCTTTAAAATTAGTGGTTATGTTGCCACTAGCTGGTCttctatttttcatcataatgcACGAACGTGTCTATGATTCTCATTTAGGCTATTTGATCTTGTAATTTCTATTTAAACTCTTTGATCAACAATGGAGATTATCACTC
Coding sequences within:
- the LOC135644594 gene encoding casein kinase 1-like protein 2, with amino-acid sequence MEPRVGNKFRLGRKIGSGSFGEIYLGTNIQTNEEVAIKLENVKTKHPQLLYESKLYKILQGGTGIPNVRWFGVEGDYNVLVMDLLGPSLEDLFNFCSRKLSLKTVLMLADQMINRVEFVHSKSFLHRDIKPDNFIMGLGRRANQVYIIDFGLAKKYRDTSTHQHIPYRENKNLTGTARYASVNTHLGIEQSRRDDLESLGYVLMYFLRGSLPWQGLKAGTKKQKYEKISEKKVATSIEALCRGYPSEFASYFHYCRSLRFEDKPDYGYLKRLFRDLFIREGFQFDYVFDWTILKYQQSQIAGAPARAIGASAGPSSGLAPAVANDRQSGEEGRASGWLAMDPSRRGRVTPPPVNASSSSKQKAPVGNDTSASKDAMFSSSTFMGRSSGSSRRAAVSSSRDMVGPDTDQSRTRTAEASPVTFHKVLSAQRNSPAEHKHTSSGRKPSAIKNYESTLKGIEGLNFDSEERNQL